One Coffea arabica cultivar ET-39 chromosome 5c, Coffea Arabica ET-39 HiFi, whole genome shotgun sequence DNA window includes the following coding sequences:
- the LOC113690167 gene encoding 2S sulfur-rich seed storage protein 2-like gives MAKLTVLAAILLVALLAIASATAHRTTITTTVLEDEEDPGQGGQSQRCQQKIQEQQQQLWHCQQYLSQMSPSDLRMYPLPGQQEEHLRPCCQTLENFDEQCVCEAVMYVVRQQLQQGGGWQGEEMQQQVIQKAKNLPRKCNLEPQQCQIGAVFV, from the coding sequence ATGGCAAAGCTCACAGTCCTTGCAGCAATTTTGCTGGTGGCCCTTTTGGCTATTGCTTCAGCCACGGCCCACCGAACTACCATAACCACCACTGTGCTGGAGGATGAGGAGGACCCAGGACAAGGAGGGCAGTCGCAGAGATGCCAGCAGAAAATCCaagagcagcagcagcagctctGGCACTGCCAGCAATACTTGTCTCAGATGAGCCCTTCTGACTTGCGCATGTACCCGCTGCCGGGGCAACAAGAGGAGCACCTCCGGCCCTGCTGCCAGACCCTTGAGAACTTCGACGAGCAGTGCGTGTGCGAGGCGGTTATGTACGTTGTGAGGCAGCAACTGCAGCAAGGTGGAGGCTGGCAAGGGGAGGAGATGCAGCAGCAGGTTATACAGAAGGCTAAAAACCTCCCTCGCAAGTGCAACCTGGAACCACAGCAGTGCCAAATCGGAGCTGTTTTCGTCTAG